ACCATGTCCGATTCACCTGTCGAGCTGCACCTGTGCGCTGAGTGCAAGGGGCTGGAGGTCATCGAGCTGGTGAAGGTGGAGCTGCCTCCGTCTGCCATCGTGGTGGACGGCGTGCGGCTGGCCATCACGGGGGATCGATACGAATGGCCGGATCCCGGCCCGTGCCCGAACAGGCCGACCCCCGGGAGCGGATGACGCGCCGTGCTGTACGTCGTGACCGGCCCGCCGGCCGCAGGCAAGACCAGCTGGATCGAGGGCAAGGCCAAGGCGCGCGACATCGTCATCGACCTCGACCGCATCACCCGCGCCCTCGCCGGGCCCGGAGCCCCCGCCTGGAACCAGGACCCGACCCTGCTGCGCGTCGCCCACAAGGCCCGCTACGCGGCGATGTACGAAGCGTTCGAGCACCGCGACAAGGTCGACGTCTACCTGATCCACACCATGCCCACCGCGAAGTGGCTCGCCCGCTACCGGCGCATGGACGCCACGATCATCTCCGTCGACCCCGGCCGCGACATCGTGATGAAGCGCATCGAGGCCATGCGCGACCCGGAGATGCGCAGGGTAGCGAGCCGCTGGTACCGGCAGAAGAAGACGGCCGAGGCGACTCCGGCCGGCCGCACGCTCGACTGGTGATCAAGGAGCCCGGGACAGTTTTTGGTGGCCTTCCCGAGCGACCCAAACGCCCTTGTCGCCCGATTTTTTACACGGGGCCTGTACTCGCTAATCCGCCGAAGCGAACTCCAGCGATTTAGCAGCCGGTCACCCTGCGTGATGTGACGCTCCGTTACCGGGCCGGAGGTGATCATGGCTACCAACGTCGAAGCGACCTCCGCCGAAATAGCGCAGCTGCACGTCGAGGACCGGTCGCCGGGCCTGGCTCAACTCGCGCTGACGCTGGCCCGCTTGCTCGATGGCGAGGACGGCGCGACCGCGAAGGCGAACGTCGGCCGCGAGCTGCGGGCCGTCATGGTCGAGCTGCGCAAGCTCGCGCCGGTCGCGGCGGAGACGGACCGGGTCGACGAGCTCGCCAAGAAGCGCCAGGACGGGAGGATCCGTGCTCGCCGAGCCTGAGCTGCTGCGTGGTGCCCAGCGTCCGAGGCTGTTCACCGCGCCGCCCACGTTCCTGTCGTCGGCCGGGCTGGAGGCCGTGGAGCTGGCCGCGCACGCCGGCCTCGACCTGATGACGTGGCAGCAGCACATCCTGGACGTGGGGCTGCGCGAGCGGGATGACGGGCAGTGGTCGGCGTTCGAGGTCGCGGTCAACCTGCCGAGGCAGAACGGCAAGGGCGGCGTGATCGAAGCCCGGGAGCTGGCGGGGCTGTTCCTGCTGGGTGAGCGGCTGATCATCCACTCCGCGCACGAGTTCAAGACGGCCCGGGTGGCGTTCCAGCGGATCCAGTCCCTCATCCTCGGCTGCCCTGACCTGCGCAAACGTGTGAAGCGGATGCTGTGCAACACCACGGAGACATCGATCACCCTGGTGACCGGCCAGTCGCTCCAGTTCATCGCCCGCTCCGGTGGCTCGGGCCGCGGCTGGACGGGCGACTGCAACATCCTCGACGAGTGCATGATCCTCGGCGATGACGCGATGGGCGCGCTGATGCCGACGATGTCCGCGGTCGACAACCCGCAGCTGTGGTACCTGGGCAGCGCCGGCATCGGCTCCCCGTCGGTGCAGCTGGGCCGGTTGCGCCGACGCGCTCTGGCTGCCCTGGAGGCCGGGGAGCCGGATCCGTCGCTCGCGTACTTCGAGTGGTCGATCGACCCGCACCTGGACGAGTGTCCGACCGGGTGCATGGACCACGACAACGCGGACGACCCGGCGGCGTGGGCGAAGGCGAACCCTTCACTCGGCTACCTGATCACCCCGGAGTTCGTCCGCAACGAGCAGGCCTCGCTCGGCAGCTCCGGCATCTTCGAGCGCGAGCGGCTCGGCGTCGGCGACTACCCCTCCGACGAGGCGGACACCTGGCAGGTCATCGCCGAGGACGCGTGGCGGGCCCTGGCGGTCGGCGACGTCAAGGAGATCGCCGAGGCGCGCACGACGGCGCCGGTGGTCCTGTCCATCGACATGACCCCCGAGCGGTCGCACGCGGCGATCTGCGCGGCGATCCGGTGGCGGGGCGGCGTGCACGTCACGGTGGTCGACCACCGGCCCGGCACGGGCTGGATCGTCGAGCGGGCCAAGGAGCTGCACGGCAAGTGGAAGCCGCGCTGCTGGGTCGTCGACCCGGCCAGCCCGGCGGCCTCGCTGATCCCCACGCTGGAGGACGCCGAGGAGGGCCTGGGCGTCGAGGTGGTCAAGCCGAAGGCGCGGGAGATGGCGGCCGCCTGCGGCCAGTTCTACGACGCGGTCACCACGCAGTCCCTGACGCACTTCGACGACGCGCCGCTGGCCTCCGCGCTCGCGGGCGCCCAGAAGCGCGACCTGGGCGATGCGTGGGCGTGGGCGCGGCGCACGGTCGGCGTGGACATCAGCCCGCTGGTGGCGGCGACGGAAGCCGCGTGGGGCCTGAGTGCTGAGGTCGAGGACACCGTGGACCCGCTGGACAACATCTTCTGAGGAGGGCCTGTGACCAGGGCGAATGTGGTCGGCGCCCTGGCGTCGGCAACCGGATGGGTGGTGCGCCATCTGCCGGGTCTGGCAGGCGCGGGACTGCTGTCGGCGGCGGCCTGGTCGGTGTACGCACCTGCCGGGCTGGCGGTGGCCGGCGTGTTCTGCCTGCTGGCGGACTGGAGGTCGAGGTGAGCCTGTTCTTCAACTCCCGGGAGAAGCGCGGGATCTTCACCGAGCCGCCGATCCCGCGGCCCGGCAGCAGCTCGATGTTCTCCCGCATCGACCTGTCACAGACCGAGTCCAGCTTGCAGAAGGTCGCCGTGTGGGCCGCCGTCGACCTGGTGGCCTCGCTGACGTCCATCCTGCCCATCGACGTGTACGAGGGCACCGGGGCCGCGCGCAGGGAGCTGCCGCTGCCGAAGGTGCTGGAGGACCCGGCCGGGGACGGCTACGGCACCGCGGACTGGGTGTACCAGTACATGATGTCGCTGCTGCTGCGCGGCAACACCAACGGCCGCGTCGCCGCCCGGGACCGCATCGGCAACCCCACCCAGATCGTGCTGTACCACCCGGACATGGTGCAGGGCTGGCGGGATCTGAAGTCGGGGCTGCCGCAGTGGCGGGCGGGCGGCGAGGAGGTACCCGCCGCCGAGATGTGGCACCAGCGCGCGTACACCATTCCGGGGCGGCTGATGGGCCTGTCGCCGGTGGCCCACCATGCGACGACGATCGCGCAGGGCCTGGCGGCCGCCCGGTTCGGGCAGCAGTTCTTCGAGGAAGGCGGCACGCCATCCGCGCTGCTGACCAACGAGGCGGCCCTGGACGCGAAGCAGGCCGCGACCGCCAAGGCCCGCTTCATGGCGGCGCTGCGGGGCTCGCGTGAGCCGCTGGTGCTGGGACAGGGCTGGAAGTACCAGGCCATCTCGGTGGCTCCGGAGGAGTCGCAGTTCCTGGAGACGCAGAAGTACACGGCCGCCGAGTGCGCCCGGATCTACGGGCCGGGCATGCCGGAGATCCTCGGCTACGAGACCGGCGGCTCGATGACCTACGCCAACGTCGAGCAGCGGTCGCTGGATCTGCTGACCTACGCGCTGGACCGGTGGCTGGTGCGCACAGAGCGCATGTTCACCGCGCTGCTGCCGCCCGGCCAGTACGTGAAGCTCAACCGCAAGGCGCTCGCCCGCACCGACCTGCTGACCCGCTTCCGCGCGCACGCCCTGGCGCTCCAGAACCGGTGGACGACACCGAACGAGGTCCGCGACGTCGAGGACCAGCCGCCCGTGAAGTGGGGCGACGAACCCAACCAGGCGCCCGCGCCGAAGGAACAGATCGACTGACAGGAGGGACGCTGTGAGCGTCAAGAGCGACCGGGCCAAGCGGTCCGGGACCGAGCGGCGCGCGTTCCCCGTGCAGCTCGAGGTGCGCGCCAAGGCGGGCGCCAGCAACGTGTCCACGATTGAGGGCTACGCCTCGGTCACCGAGGAGCCGTTCGAGATGTGGGACTGGCTCGGGCCGTACTCGGAAGTCGTGCGCACCGGTGCCTTCGGCAAGACCCTCGCCGAGAACCCCCAGGTGCAGCTGCTGCTGAACCACGGCGGCCTGGCGATGGCGTACACGAAGGCCGGCAGCCTGCGCCTGTCCGAGGACACCACCGGCCTGCACATGGAGGCCGACGTCTCCACCAAGCGCCACGACGTCGGCGACATGCTCGCGGCCCTCGAGGAGGGCAGCGTGGACGAGATGTCGTTCGCGTTCCGGGTGACCCGCCAGCAGTGGTCCCCCGACTTCGACCAGCGCGACATCCTCGAAGTCGACCTGCACCGCGGCGACGTCTCGGTCGTCAATTTCGGGGCGAACCCCGCAACCTCGGTCGGCGCGGTGCGCGCGGCCGACTTCGACCGCCTCGACGAGGCGGACGCCAAGGCGCTGTACGAGCGCCTCCAGCGCCGGTTCCAGCCCGCCGAGGCTGAACCGGTCACGCTGTCGCTGTTCCAGGCGCAGGCCGCCGTTCTGGGCCTGTAGCCACCCCCTGACGCCTGCACCACCCGAACGCGCCGGAGCCCACGCCGGAGCGTCCCGCGGCATGCCCGCAGGACGCCACCACCTGGGCCACCACCCGAACGGCACGCGGGCGCGACCCACACCCATCACCACCGAAGGGAGCGAGCCATGCTCGCCTACCTGCGCAAGCAGATGCAGAGCGCGCTCGAAGCCCGGGCCGCGCTGAAGACCGAGATCGACGGCATCGTCAAGGCCGCCGAGACCGCCGGCCGGGAGAAGCTGTCGGCGGACGAGCAGAGCGCGTTCGACGCCAAGCGTGCGGAGATCCGCGCGAAGGACGACGAGATCGAGCAGCTCGACGCCCGGATCAAGGAGCTGGAAGAGGACGAGCAGCGCGAGCAGCGCGCCGCCGACATCCACGCCCGGCACGGCCAGGCCGGCGAGCGGCGCGAGCGCGTCACCGTCACCTCGGAGCCGGAGACCTACCGCCGCGGCGGTCAGACTTCCTACTTCCGCGACCTGTTCCGCGCCCAGATGAAGGGCGACACCACCTCGATCGAGC
Above is a window of Streptomyces griseorubiginosus DNA encoding:
- a CDS encoding phage portal protein; translation: MSLFFNSREKRGIFTEPPIPRPGSSSMFSRIDLSQTESSLQKVAVWAAVDLVASLTSILPIDVYEGTGAARRELPLPKVLEDPAGDGYGTADWVYQYMMSLLLRGNTNGRVAARDRIGNPTQIVLYHPDMVQGWRDLKSGLPQWRAGGEEVPAAEMWHQRAYTIPGRLMGLSPVAHHATTIAQGLAAARFGQQFFEEGGTPSALLTNEAALDAKQAATAKARFMAALRGSREPLVLGQGWKYQAISVAPEESQFLETQKYTAAECARIYGPGMPEILGYETGGSMTYANVEQRSLDLLTYALDRWLVRTERMFTALLPPGQYVKLNRKALARTDLLTRFRAHALALQNRWTTPNEVRDVEDQPPVKWGDEPNQAPAPKEQID
- a CDS encoding terminase codes for the protein MLAEPELLRGAQRPRLFTAPPTFLSSAGLEAVELAAHAGLDLMTWQQHILDVGLRERDDGQWSAFEVAVNLPRQNGKGGVIEARELAGLFLLGERLIIHSAHEFKTARVAFQRIQSLILGCPDLRKRVKRMLCNTTETSITLVTGQSLQFIARSGGSGRGWTGDCNILDECMILGDDAMGALMPTMSAVDNPQLWYLGSAGIGSPSVQLGRLRRRALAALEAGEPDPSLAYFEWSIDPHLDECPTGCMDHDNADDPAAWAKANPSLGYLITPEFVRNEQASLGSSGIFERERLGVGDYPSDEADTWQVIAEDAWRALAVGDVKEIAEARTTAPVVLSIDMTPERSHAAICAAIRWRGGVHVTVVDHRPGTGWIVERAKELHGKWKPRCWVVDPASPAASLIPTLEDAEEGLGVEVVKPKAREMAAACGQFYDAVTTQSLTHFDDAPLASALAGAQKRDLGDAWAWARRTVGVDISPLVAATEAAWGLSAEVEDTVDPLDNIF
- a CDS encoding HK97 family phage prohead protease; translated protein: MSVKSDRAKRSGTERRAFPVQLEVRAKAGASNVSTIEGYASVTEEPFEMWDWLGPYSEVVRTGAFGKTLAENPQVQLLLNHGGLAMAYTKAGSLRLSEDTTGLHMEADVSTKRHDVGDMLAALEEGSVDEMSFAFRVTRQQWSPDFDQRDILEVDLHRGDVSVVNFGANPATSVGAVRAADFDRLDEADAKALYERLQRRFQPAEAEPVTLSLFQAQAAVLGL